The proteins below are encoded in one region of Telopea speciosissima isolate NSW1024214 ecotype Mountain lineage chromosome 10, Tspe_v1, whole genome shotgun sequence:
- the LOC122643438 gene encoding salt tolerance receptor-like cytoplasmic kinase 1, whose protein sequence is MACFKFLKFSIRCKSNRVVDDEEHGGLSTTTIRDGLKMAISSVNRFTWKDMENVSMNFSRVIGVGGFSVVYLANFPDSSLGVLKMHCDSQRHREVFKRELEVLLHVCHENIVKFLGYCDEKEEGILVFEYVSNGTLHEKLRHQSQKGSILSWKSRMSIAHQLAQAINYLHTNCAVQIINGDIKSSNVLLDENLNCKLCDFGSAKMGFASTIGPSSKISLMGSVGYMDPHYLKTGIMTKKNDVYSYGVIILELLTGLEAFCSEKEQLLISIAGPVLQDPNKVLEMMDSHLGSHFDAEEAIAMANIAAICLGKNPTQRPSMTENLYIMKEKIQSISFVSAVEGFKETTMNQRKLRYISGHER, encoded by the exons ATGGCCTGCTTCAAGTTCCTGAAGTTCAGCATTAGATGCAAATCCAATCGTGTAGTAGACGATGAAGAACATGGTGGTTTATCCACCACTACTATCAGAGATGGATTGAAGATGGCGATTTCCTCAGTGAATAGATTTACTTGGAAAGATATGGAAAATGTTAGTATGAATTTCTCAAGAGTTATCGGCGTTGGAGGGTTCAGTGTCGTCTACCTTGCTAATTTCCCAGATTCGAGCCTCGGTGTTCTCAAGATGCATTGCGACAGTCAGCGTCACCGCGAAGTGTTTAAGAGGGAACTAGAAGTATTGCTTCATGTCTGCCATGAAAACATCGTAAAGTTTCTTGGCTACTGCGATGAGAAAG AAGAAGGAATCTTAGTGTTCGAATATGTTAGCAATGGAACCTTACACGAGAAACTTCGCCATCAAAGTCAAAAAGGATCAATTCTTTCCTGGAAGAGCCGCATGTCCATAGCTCACCAACTGGCCCAAGCCATCAACTACCTCCATACCAATTGTGCCGTCCAAATCATTAATGGCGACATCAAATCATCAAACGTTCTCCTTGATGAGAATCTCAACTGCAAGCTCTGTGATTTTGGATCCGCGAAGATGGGTTTTGCATCAACAATTGGTCCTTCTTCAAAGATTTCATTGATGGGTTCTGTAGGTTATATGGATCCCCATTACTTGAAGACTGGTATTATGACAAAGAAGAATGATGTTTACAGCTATGGGGTTATCATCTTAGAGCTACTCACAGGATTAGAAGCTTTCTGTTCGGAAAAGGAACAGTTATTGATTTCAATCGCAGGTCCAGTACTTCAGGATCCAAATAAGGTTCTGGAAATGATGGATTCTCATCTGGGAAGCCATTTTGATGCAGAGGAAGCTATAGCTATGGCTAACATAGCAGCAATTTGCCTTGGTAAGAATCCGACCCAAAGGCCTTCCATGACTGAGAACTTATATATTATGAAAGAGAAGATCCAATCCATCTCCTTTGTCTCTGCAGTGGAAGGATTCAAGGAAACCACTATGAATCAAAGGAAATTGAGGTATATTTCCGGCCATGAGCGATAg